The DNA segment GCGTTGTTCGCGATGGCTGGGTTAGAGTCGGTGTTGGAGCTTGCCGAGTTGGATTTGATAGAAGTTTTACCGTTTTGACTGTTGTTGCTCGGGCGCATACCAGTACTGGTTGTAGTTGTTGTCGTCGATGTTATTTCACCAACAACCTTCCGGCTCATCTTGTCTTCATATCCGTGTAGACGCTCTGATGACTGCGCTTTCGTGCGCCCGCCTTGTTGTGAAGATTTTCCGGCCGACTTACTATTTCCGTTCccactttgttgctgttgttgcgatATGCGGTAGAATTTGTTTTTCGTGTTTGTCGATGCGGGTTGTTCCTTTTTATTCGCCGAAGACTTGTTAGCACCACCCTTGCCGCCATTGCTCTTTTCACCAGACTTCCCCTTACCTTTGGTCCCCTTGCCGGGTTTCGTACTCTGTGAACCCAATATGACACCATAGGTTGCTGAGATTTGCTGATAACCGGGCGGttgtatttgctgttgttgtttatataattgttgttgctttttactACTTCCGTTAGCGACATTCAACAATGGATTATTTGCGCCATTCGCGGCTGTGTAAACGGATTTATTCGACGGTGTTGGCAATTTAATGGGAATTTTCACGCCCCCACCCGGCATGGCGTTGATGGCGCCAACAATGCCAGTGGCtgcattgctgctgctgccgccgacGTTATTGGACGAGATGCGCGGATATTGTGGCGAGTAGATCTGATGAAGGTTCGTTGTGGTGCTCGCCGCATTCGAATTTGGCGTGGTGTTTTCGGCGGAATTGGCGCGGGGCGTCGATACGGGGTCATTGGGGTCTATAGGCAGAGTAGTACCGTAGAATATTAGCGACCACTCACGTAGTAAGGCGTGACCTTTTCGCCGCAACgttcaattgtttttgttagttGTGTAATCGCACACGATTGCATAGTTACAGTTATGTTATATTGTTAGCGCAGTGTAGAtttattgttatgtttttttaagttattgttgttgttgttcgggATTAGTAAcagaattgaaattattttgatgttgtCATATTATCACACAAGCGCAGCATGTAAGTAAATGTATAAGTTTGTATAACAGTAAGTGGTTAAGTAATATTAGGCAAGTTATATAACTACATGATTTAACTCAGATCGACTTACATACTCCTCGTTAATAAGTATGGTATGCATATAAACGTAAGATTTCTGTGGGTCTAATGGCACAGCGTGACTTACCCATATAGCGACCCTCGTTGTGTATTTCTAACTGCCAATCGCCATGCGGCGACTCTCCCCAAGTATGGACGGACATGAAGGGCCATTGATTAAAACCGGAACGAGAAACATCATGAATACTGCAAGTATAAAGTTATAAACGCTATTATTGTCAATATTCATTGTTACCTACAGCCTAGGCTGTGATATGTTAGATGTCTTATGACTGTCACAAATAAATCGATAAATATTCCAATAAAAGAATAGATCTTGTGATATACATTTGgtatgaaataattatttgtctTTAAAACTAAAGTATTCTTTGttgtaattcaaataatttgagCTCAAATGGCGACTGTTAGGCTCccccaaaactttttaaataattaaatttattagtgtCAATAAATAATTCATTGAATCCGAAATggaatacaaatacacataaatgCTCTTCTATGGAAATTGTTACGACAACAGCGATCGATAATTAACGATAGCTCTTGTTCCTGCCtatcaaattttcttttgaaaaagtttaatttcaaaattttcccaaTCTACAAATTTGCTTTTGGAATGAAActcattgaaaaatattaagaatatatttttgaaataatcagAAAAGAATTTCTCACACTTTCATATCCAAATATATTCAAGTACTAAATATCAAGAGAAACAGCAAATCAACAAAACCAAGACAATCAAAATCTCCAGCAAATACTACattaaaattaccaaaaagtttcgaaaattaCAGAAATGTCCTTAAGACGACATCAACCACAAACGAAGTCTCAGCTGAAGATACAGCTACGATCGTTGCAACCAAGTTGTAACGGTAACATAAATGGCATTGCTAGTTTCCAAACAAGAAACAACATTGTTGGCAATTCAGAAGAATATAATACACGAGAACCGCTCGCAGTGGCTAGTCCCGTCTCTTCGGTTACAACGGTAGTGCCGGTAGCAATACCTAGCACTTCAACGTCGGTAATACCCTTAGGCTCGGCCACAACTACCGATGCGCCAGCGGTGACCGAGCAAATTGCTAATTTGCTGAATTTGGCGCAACATCTATTGAGCAGTGTGCGTgaacaacaacagcgccagcATCGACGCCGTCACCGTCACCAGCGCGAGTCTCGCTTGTTGGTGGGCACGCCATATCAGCGGCCAAATAGTGCGGCGCTTGCCACTTCACAGCAACTTAATGACAGCAATGACAACAATGAGAGTGGAATTAGCGGTACAAATGTGAATACCGTTAGTATAGGAGAAACATGTGCGGTTACAAATGACGGCGCCAACTCTACTGGTCAGCAGCAATTGAGgcatacaaaattttgcaatgGCGGCAGCAACAGTGGAACTAGTGAggataatataaattttcaatgtgCTATTTGTTTGAACTCGTATCTGTTGCATCGGCCGATGGTCACTCAGTGTGGGCATTTATTTTGCAAGCGCTGTATAAGGCAGTGTGTCAGCTGTCAAGCAAAGTGTCCTATGTGTAATCGCAAATTGAATTCCAAGAGCATGTTTCGGGTGTATTTCTGAGCTTTTTGCATATGTGATTGCTTGGCGAGAGACCGAGGCGACAGGACAGTGGAGGCACCAGCATGCaatacaatttgtattttgaaatttttgttgacaTTTCTTTGTTGAGCATGTTTGTACGTAGGTGCATCTCAATATGTACGAATATGTACGCCTTTTTgggcaattttcttttttaatttgaatatttggtATGTTTTTTGTTCAATTGAGTGCTAATCTTTACAATACCCCCAATATTTGATTATGTTCTgttacacatatagtatatagaagtccaacaaacaaaaaatatacacaactTGCcctttaaattgatttttgataaacGACTTTAGACGAATATTGCTAAGCTTGTAGCTGTTGGAGTAGTACATATGCTTACTGAAAACTACGAATGCTtagttggaaaaaaatataaaaaatatatcggTTTATGGTATATTCCACCCATCTATGCTGCTTATGTGCATCTTTTTAATAATAGTTCTAGTTTATCCGTCAAATATTAGATGTCATCAAATATGTGGTGTCctcttgcaaaaaaaaatatacatacatataaaggcaacaacaaatttatcgAGTTAAATTTGCACAAGAGAGTATATGGATAAGTAAAGATAAGGTGTTATTCAATGctaccaaattttgttttgcatgTCTTCGATTTGCTTTGCAATTGTGAATGGCCCAAATCACAAAATGTTGGCgaaaatgtaaatgaattttttgtttaagaaatataaaaactgaAGTAAACTGTAATTGTTTGAATGAAAGCAAAACTAAGGGGTTActtaaacgtttttttattttgttttgcatgtCTTCGATTTGCTTTGCAATTGTGAATGGCCCAAATCACAAAATGTTGGCgaaaatgtaaatgaattttttgtttaagaaatataaaaactgaAGTAAACTGTAATTGTTTGAATGAAAGCAAAACTAAGGGGTTActtaaacgtttttttattacgGAAAGAAGAGTTACTCCATCAAAAAATAATCGTAACACAATTGCGCATGCGTCagaacatatcgtcacctgaaatgcaaaataacgtatcatcaaaaaattcaaaattgagttttttactgattacgattcaccacatcatattacatatgtgtcgcaaattttaagcttctgcgatcaaaaatacccaagctatattaaaaattcaaaaaaaacgtatcatcaagtgcttgatttcgttaaacaaaataacgtatcatcactaaagtatgtaaatataacagagtgttttcttgttttatatcgaagttagccttcatttattgtttatgtttatttttagtgattaagtTCAATGTGCTTTGGTAAGTTTAGGCTACATCGTTGATCGaacgtggactactatatacatatatgtgcatatgtagtcctttgtgaggccatagaaaagaataactcctgtgttcgaacttataaattaacaaaacgcttcccgccagttcggtgggatgtctgaaggtatgcgcccccaagtgattAAGTCCTGACCTTCCTAACTCAAGACAGCCAAGAAGGAAgcgttgagttg comes from the Bactrocera neohumeralis isolate Rockhampton chromosome 2, APGP_CSIRO_Bneo_wtdbg2-racon-allhic-juicebox.fasta_v2, whole genome shotgun sequence genome and includes:
- the LOC126758693 gene encoding E3 ubiquitin-protein ligase RNF113A-like, which produces MSLRRHQPQTKSQLKIQLRSLQPSCNGNINGIASFQTRNNIVGNSEEYNTREPLAVASPVSSVTTVVPVAIPSTSTSVIPLGSATTTDAPAVTEQIANLLNLAQHLLSSVREQQQRQHRRRHRHQRESRLLVGTPYQRPNSAALATSQQLNDSNDNNESGISGTNVNTVSIGETCAVTNDGANSTGQQQLRHTKFCNGGSNSGTSEDNINFQCAICLNSYLLHRPMVTQCGHLFCKRCIRQCVSCQAKCPMCNRKLNSKSMFRVYF